The proteins below come from a single Sorghum bicolor cultivar BTx623 chromosome 4, Sorghum_bicolor_NCBIv3, whole genome shotgun sequence genomic window:
- the LOC8076023 gene encoding uncharacterized protein LOC8076023, translating to MDRAPPRGAPRDAVGQRWLAVFAFQAALSAAASALRLAVFPRGRSHPLLGVPTGLLLALDPFLSCAATGLLALALLLTESPHPRPPPLPRSALATALLAAAGTLCVGAAAAMLPEDAGWEAVAWLGFRGAVLGSIFAGHYFGRRRWLLQFPVLQRPLFYGLKMGLLPSGNRALKLSIQAFLISHFLVFFLPWQFRKGGSVILTEISILMVTAAVSFCLEINYQFVQVVHTRRCSFAPPQSTAAAETNPTEFILETLEQSDSRSLIQYLAYQDLCVVSECNVEPWRRAAFFEESGETYKRIVTACLKPLEEFTSKIAEALEGLSSDKPELMLQQSKLFSAFDDSQICTWCARTLAVLTARSRQEDRYGVAQLTGCNAAVMTTLLSALVAIETCLGKKTNPQPVHSLGPENIRWASLSTGRKGTGVSIASTQKGGLHKKAYTMADVLRTSVYQIVSAFIDDLRANAKPSSLEKNWISEGRKPVYGSQAVLVQKLILFIEYRAV from the exons atggaccgTGCCCCGCCGCGCGGCGCGCCCCGCGACGCTGTCGGCCAGCGGTGGCTCGCCGTCTTCGCCTTCCAGGCCGCGCTCTCGGCCGCCGCTTCCGCGCTCCGCCTCGCGGTGTTCCCGCGCGGCCGCAGCCACCCACTCCTCGGCGTCCCCACCGGCCTCCTCCTCGCGCTCGACCCGTTCCTCTCTTGCGCCGCCACGGGGCTCCTCGCGCTCGCGCTCCTCCTCACCGAGTCCCCGCACCCGCGGCCTCCCCCGCTGCCCCGGAGCGCTCTCGCGACCGCCCTCCTCGCCGCGGCAGGCACGCTCTGCGTGGGCGCCGCGGCGGCGATGCTACCCGAGGACGCCGGGTGGGAGGCCGTCGCTTGGCTCGGGTTCCGAGGCGCCGTGCTTGGGTCCATCTTCGCCGGGCACTATTTTGGCCGTCGGAGGTGGTTGCTCCAGTTCCCCGTCTTGCAG CGACCTCTATTCTATGGATTGAAGATGGGTCTCCTACCATCTGGAAATAGGGCTCTAAAGTTATCAATCCAGGCCTTCCTCATTTCCCATTTCCTAGTTTTCTTTCTTCCTTGGCAATTCAGAAAGGGAGGTTCTGTTATACTTACTGAGATCAGCATTTTAATGGTGACTGCTGCTGTTTCCTTCTGTTTGGAAATAAACTATCAGTTTGTCCAG GTCGTACATACAAGGAGGTGCAGTTTTGCTCCACCTCAGAGCACTGCCGCTGCAGAGACTAACCCCACTGAATTTATCCTGGAAACTTTGGAACAAAGTGATTCACGATCATTGATACAATATCTTGCTTACCAAGATTTGTGTGTGGTATCTGAGTGTAATGTGGAACCGTGGCGCAGAGCTGCTTTCTTCGAGGAATCTGGTGAAACTTATAAAAGAATTGTGACAGCTTGTCTGAAGCCACTTGAGGAGTTTACTTCAAAAATTGCTGAAGCCCTTGAAGgtttatctagtgataagccAGAACTGATGCTCCAACAGTCCAAACTCTTTAGTGCATTTGATGATTCCCAG ATATGCACATGGTGTGCTCGGACATTGGCAGTATTAACTGCACGCTCACGCCAGGAGGATCGATATGGTGTTGCTCAACTCACTGGCTGCAATGCTGCTGTGATGACAACGTTGCTGTCTGCCCTAGTAGCAATTGAGACATGTttaggaaagaaaacaaaccCACAGCCTGTGCACTCACTGGGTCCTGAAAACATTAGGTGGGCTAGCTTGTCCACAGGACGAAAAGGCACTGGAGTTTCAATTGCAAGCACACAAAAAGGTGGCCTGCACAAGAAAGCTTATACCATGGCAGATGTTCTTCGGACTTCTGTTTATCAGATAGTTTCAGCATTCATTGATGACCTGCGAGCTAATGCAAAACCATCCAGCTTGGAGAAGAACTGGATCAGTGAAGGGAGAAAGCCTGTGTATGGTTCACAAGCCGTGTTGGTTCAGAAGTTGATTCTGTTTATTGAGTACCGTGCTGTATGA